The following coding sequences lie in one Arachis stenosperma cultivar V10309 chromosome 5, arast.V10309.gnm1.PFL2, whole genome shotgun sequence genomic window:
- the LOC130979425 gene encoding ABC transporter G family member 11-like, translating into MEIEASKPSGNNNNNNNGGGVVPALSPLSETLWREKTDTEFIGDVSARLTWKDLTVMVTLSNGETQNVLEGLTGYAEPGTFTALMGPSGSGKSTLLDALSSRLAANAFLSGTILLNGRKAKLSFGTAAYVTQDDNLIGTLTVRETISYSARLRLPDKMARSDKRALVESTIVAMGLQDCADTVIGNWHLRGISGGEKRRVSIALEILMRPRLLFLDEPTSGLDSASAFFVTQTLRALARDGRTVIASIHQPSSEVFELFDQLYLLSGGKTVYFGQASEAYEFFAQAGFPCPALRNPSDHFLRCINSDFDKVKSTLKGSMKLRFEGSDDPLDKITTAEAIRTLIDYYRTSQHSYAAIQKVDEISKVKGTVLDAGGSQASFLMQSYTLTKRSFINMSRDFGYYWLRLVIYIVVTICIGTIYLNVGTGYNSILARGSCASFVFGFVTFMSIGGFPSFVEDMKVFQRERLNGHYGVTAFVISNTLSAMPFLILITFLSGTICYFMVRLHPGFWHYLFFVLCLYASVTVVESLMMAIASIVPNFLMGIIIGAGIQGIFMLVSGYFRLPHDIPKPVWRYPMSYISFHFWALQGQYQNDLTGLIFDNQTPDLPKIPGEYILENVFQIDVNRSKWIDLSVIFSMIIIYRIIFFIMIKINEDVTPWVRGYIARRRMQQKSGTQNTTIAPDVLAHSPSLRAYVSTQRRNGTSKS; encoded by the exons ATGGAGATAGAGGCAAGTAAACCTTCggggaataataataataataacaatggaGGAGGGGTGGTTCCGGCGTTGAGTCCTCTGAGTGAGACTCTTTGGAGGGAGAAGACGGACACGGAGTTCATCGGAGACGTATCAGCCAGGCTGACGTGGAAGGATCTGACGGTTATGGTCACTCTCAGCAACGGAGAGACGCAGAATGTTCTAGAAGGTTTAACCGGTTATGCTGAGCCTGGAACCTTCACTGCACTCATGGGCCCCTCCGGCTCCGGAAAATCCACTCTCCTCGACGCTCTTTCCAGTCGCCTTGCCGCCAATGCCTTCCTCTCAGGCACCATCCTCCTCAACGGTCGCAAAGCCAAGCTCTCCTTCGGCACCGCC GCTTACGTGACACAAGATGACAACTTAATTGGGACCCTAACAGTAAGAGAGACGATATCATATTCAGCAAGGCTGCGGTTGCCAGATAAGATGGCAAGGTCGGACAAAAGGGCATTGGTTGAGAGCACGATAGTGGCGATGGGGCTTCAAGATTGCGCTGACACAGTGATAGGGAACTGGCACCTGCGTGGGATCAGTGGTGGGGAGAAGAGAAGGGTTAGCATTGCATTGGAAATATTGATGAGGCCTAGGTTGCTCTTCCTTGATGAACCTACTAGTGGCTTAGACAG TGCTTCGGCTTTCTTTGTGACTCAGACACTGCGTGCATTGGCAAGAGATGGAAGAACAGTGATAGCTTCCATTCATCAACCAAGCAGTGAAGTGTTTGAACTCTTTGATCAATTGTACTTGCTCTCTGGTGGCAAAACTGTTTACTTTGGCCAAGCTTCTGAGGCATACGAG TTCTTTGCACAAGCTGGTTTTCCATGCCCTGCTTTGAGGAATCCATCAGATCATTTCCTTAGATGCATCAACTCTGACTTTGACAAAGTCAAATCAACTCTTAAGGGGTCCATGAAACTCAGG TTTGAGGGAAGTGATGATCCCTTGGATAAGATCACTACTGCTGAAGCTATCAGGACTCTTATTGATTACTACCGCACTTCTCAGCATTCTTATGCTGCAATACAGAAAGTGGATGAGATATCCAAAGTT aAAGGAACAGTGCTTGATGCAGGGGGAAGCCAAGCTAGCTTCTTAATGCAGTCTTACACGTTAACAAAGCGCTCCTTCATCAACATGTCTAGGGACTTTGGTTACTATTGGCTTAGGCTTGTGATCTACATTGTGGTCACTATCTGCATTGGAACCATTTATTTGAACGTGGGAACAGGCTACAATTCAATTCTG GCTAGAGGCTCATGTGCATCATTTGTGTTTGGTTTTGTCACATTCATGTCAATTGGTGGATTCCCTTCATTTGTTGAAGACATGAAG GTTTTCCAAAGGGAAAGACTGAATGGGCACTATGGTGTGACTGCATTTGTGATAAGCAACACATTATCTGCAATGCCATTCCTGATACTAATAACTTTTCTGTCTGGAACAATCTGTTACTTCATGGTTAGGCTTCACCCTGGTTTTTGGCATTACCTCTTCTTTGTGCTGTGCCTTTATGCAAGTGTCACAGTTGTTGAGAGCTTAATGATGGCAATAGCTAGCATTGTCCCCAACTTCCTCATGGGCATCATAATTGGAGCAGGGATTCAG GGAATATTCATGCTGGTGTCTGGCTACTTTAGGCTTCCACATGATATTCCAAAGCCAGTCTGGCGCTATCCAATGTCATACATCAGTTTCCATTTTTGGGCACTACAA GGACAATACCAGAATGATCTAACTGGCTTGATATTCGACAACCAGACTCCGGATCTTCCAAAGATACCGGGCGAATACATCCTAGAGAATGTTTTCCAGATTGATGTGAACAGATCAAAGTGGATAGACCTAAGTGTGATCTTCAGCATGATTATAATCTACCGCATAATTTTCTTCATAATGATCAAGATCAATGAGGATGTGACACCATGGGTTAGAGGGTACATTGCTAGGAGAAGGATGCAGCAGAAGAGTGGAACTCAGAACACAACTATTGCACCTGATGTTCTTGCTCACTCACCATCTCTTAGAGCCTATGTTTCTACTCAAAGAAGAAATGGTACTTCCAaaagttga